In the Marinomonas algicola genome, one interval contains:
- the arsJ gene encoding organoarsenical effux MFS transporter ArsJ encodes MNRLASLSDDIKQYLVVTGNYWAFTLTDGALRMLVVLHFHALGYSPISIAMLFLFYEVFGVVTNLVGGFLGARLGLNKTMNIGLAIQVIALLMLAVPAEWLTVVYVMIAQALSGIAKDLNKMSAKSSIKTLVASGQEGTLFKWVAVLTGSKNALKGVGFFLGGLLLTLLSFKGAMLLMAGVLTLVWCYSLYSLKSDLGKAKNKPKFTDIFSKSRSINTLSAARLFLFGARDVWFVVALPVYLSQAFEWDHWTVGGFLALWVIGYGIVQSMAPKLINFKDNLSPAKETVKWASLLALVTLIITFSLLLDWEVKTILITGLMVFGLLFAINSSLHSYLIVSMANADGVSLDVGFYYMANAMGRLVGTVLSGWVFQLYGLAACLAISFVFIVIAGLVSIKLPSKQV; translated from the coding sequence TTAAACAATATCTCGTTGTAACAGGTAACTATTGGGCATTTACCTTAACGGATGGCGCTCTGCGCATGTTAGTCGTGCTGCATTTCCATGCTTTGGGCTATAGCCCAATCAGTATTGCTATGTTGTTTTTGTTTTATGAAGTTTTTGGTGTTGTCACTAATTTGGTTGGGGGGTTCTTAGGCGCTCGTTTAGGCCTCAATAAAACGATGAACATAGGCTTAGCCATTCAGGTTATAGCCTTACTCATGTTAGCGGTTCCGGCTGAATGGTTAACCGTTGTGTATGTGATGATTGCTCAAGCGCTTTCCGGCATTGCCAAAGACTTAAACAAAATGAGCGCCAAAAGCTCAATCAAAACACTGGTTGCTTCTGGGCAAGAGGGCACATTATTTAAATGGGTTGCTGTATTAACTGGCTCCAAAAATGCACTGAAAGGCGTTGGTTTTTTCTTAGGTGGTTTATTATTAACCTTATTATCCTTTAAAGGCGCCATGTTATTGATGGCTGGAGTATTGACACTTGTGTGGTGCTACAGCCTATATAGCTTGAAGAGTGACTTAGGTAAAGCTAAGAATAAGCCTAAATTTACCGACATTTTTTCAAAGAGTCGTTCTATTAATACCTTGTCGGCCGCCAGGTTATTCTTATTTGGTGCCCGCGATGTTTGGTTTGTTGTGGCTCTGCCCGTGTATTTGTCTCAAGCTTTTGAATGGGATCATTGGACTGTCGGAGGTTTCTTGGCATTATGGGTTATTGGTTACGGCATAGTACAGTCTATGGCACCTAAGCTCATCAATTTTAAAGACAACCTTTCCCCAGCAAAAGAAACTGTGAAGTGGGCCAGTCTACTGGCACTGGTCACGCTAATCATCACTTTCTCACTCTTGTTAGATTGGGAGGTAAAAACCATACTGATTACGGGTTTAATGGTTTTTGGTCTATTATTCGCGATCAACTCATCACTTCACAGTTATCTGATTGTCAGTATGGCAAATGCGGATGGGGTTTCACTGGATGTTGGCTTTTACTATATGGCAAATGCCATGGGCCGGTTGGTTGGCACGGTTTTGTCTGGTTGGGTGTTTCAGCTATATGGACTTGCGGCTTGTTTAGCCATTTCGTTTGTCTTTATTGTTATAGCGGGTTTGGTTTCTATAAAGCTGCCTTCAAAACAGGTTTGA